From Nicotiana tabacum cultivar K326 chromosome 15, ASM71507v2, whole genome shotgun sequence, the proteins below share one genomic window:
- the LOC107774472 gene encoding guanosine nucleotide diphosphate dissociation inhibitor 2-like — MDEEYDVIVLGTGLKECILSGLLSVDGLKVLHMDRNDYYGGESTSLNLVQLWKRFRGSDKPPAELGSSRDFNVDMIPKFIMANGALVRVLIHTDVTKYLYFKAVDGSFVYNKGKVHKVPATDMEALKSPLMGIFEKRRARKFFIYVQDYNESDPKTHEGMDLTRVTTRELIAKYGLDDNTVDFIGHALALHRDDRYLDEPAQDTVKRMKLYAESLARFQGGSPYIYPLYGLGELPQAFARLSAVYGGTYMLNKPECKVEFDEEGKVCGVTSEGETAKCKKVVCDPSYLPNKVRKVGKVARAIAIMSHPIPNTNDSHSVQIILPQKQLGRKSDMYLFCCSYTHNVAPKGKFIAFVSTEAETDNPESELKQGVNLLGPVDEIFYETYDRSEPVNEPSLDNCFISTSYDATTHFESTVDDVLNLYTKITGKVLDLNVDLSAASAAEE, encoded by the exons atggatgaagaatatgatgTGATTGTGCTCGGCACAGGTCTAAAGGAATGCATCCTTAGCGGTCTTCTATCCGTCGATGGTCTTAAG GTTCTGCACATGGACAGAAATGACTACTATGGAGGAGAGTCAACTTCCCTCAATCTTGTCCAG CTTTGGAAGAGGTTTAGAGGAAGCGACAAGCCTCCAGCTGAACTGGGTTCTAGCAGGGATTTTAATGTTGACATGATCCCCAag TTTATTATGGCAAATGGTGCTCTTGTGCGGGTGCTAATTCATACCGATGTTACGAAATATTTATACTTTAAAGCAGTTGATGGCAGCTTTGTGTATAACAAAGGAAAG GTCCACAAGGTGCCAGCTACTGATATGGAGGCACTTAAATCTCCTCTGATGGGCATTTTTGAGAAGCGGCGTGCTCGgaaattctttatttatgttcaAGATTATAATGAAAGTGATCCTAAAACACATGAAGGGATGGATCTAACTAGAGTTACAACAAGAGAGCTTATTGC AAAATACGGTCTTGATGACAACACTGTGGACTTCATTGGTCATGCATTGGCACTGCACAGAGATGACCGCTACTTAGATGAACCAGCACAGGATACTGtgaaaagaatgaag CTATATGCTGAGTCTCTTGCTCGCTTCCAAGGAGGATCACCATATATTTATCCTTTGTATGGATTAGGAGAGCTCCCCCAG GCATTCGCTCGACTGAGTGCTGTGTATGGTGGGACCTACATGTTGAATAAACCTGAATGCAAG GTAGAGTTTGATGAAGAAGGAAAGGTCTGTGGTGTTACTTCAGAAGGGGAAACTGCAAAATGCAAGAAAGTTGTATGCGATCCTTCCTACTTGCCCAACAAG GTGAGGAAGGTTGGCAAAGTTGCAAGAGCAATCGCGATTATGAGCCACCCAATTCCAAATACCAATGACTCTCACTCTGTGCAGATTATCCTACCTCAGAAGCAGTTGGGTCGCAAATCAGACAT GTACCTGTTCTGCTGTTCTTACACTCATAATGTTGCTCCAAAGGGGAAATTCATCGCATTTGTCTCAACAGAGGCAGAAACTGATAACCCAGAGAGTGAACTGAAGCAGGGCGTCAATCTTCTAGGGCCAGTGGATGAGATCTTCTATGAAACTTATGACAGATCTGAACCTGTCAATGAGCCCTCCTTGGACAATTGTTTTATTTCAACT AGCTATGATGCCACAACTCACTTTGAGTCGACTGTAGATGATGTGCTCAATTTGTACACCAAAATAACTGGAAAG GTTCTTGACCTCAATGTGGATCTAAGTGCTGCTAGTGCCGCCGAAGAATGA